A genomic stretch from Bosea sp. F3-2 includes:
- the speB gene encoding agmatinase: MDQDKLNRLRQRYAGASGGDIHDPRFAKVAAGQFTGDRRKWPFADVATFVGAPYRPDALAKPDLGGLDVAIIGVPMDLGVTNRAGARLGPRAVRAVERMGPMDHALGTAPFTLIKAADIGDVPFRSRYSLESCHEDIEATFRTIVEAGVSPLAVGGDHSITYSILKAVGAKRPVGMVHIDAHCDTSGPYEGSKFHHGGPFRQAVLDGVLDPERVIQIGIRGGAEYLWEFSYESGMTVIHANEVDDLGLEAVIAKALAVIGEGPTYVSFDVDSLDPGFAPGTGTPEVGGLTPREALAILRALKGRDIVAADVVEVAPQYDATSNTAQCAAQVLFTELCLLAEARAAGKGRP; the protein is encoded by the coding sequence ATGGATCAGGACAAGCTCAACCGGTTGCGGCAGCGCTATGCCGGCGCCAGCGGTGGCGACATTCACGATCCGCGCTTCGCCAAGGTCGCTGCCGGGCAGTTCACCGGTGACAGGCGCAAATGGCCCTTCGCGGACGTCGCCACCTTCGTCGGCGCGCCCTATCGTCCGGATGCCTTGGCCAAGCCGGATCTCGGAGGGCTCGATGTCGCGATCATCGGCGTGCCGATGGATCTGGGCGTGACCAACCGGGCGGGCGCCCGTCTCGGGCCGCGCGCCGTCCGTGCTGTCGAGCGGATGGGTCCCATGGACCACGCGCTCGGCACCGCGCCCTTCACCCTGATCAAGGCCGCCGATATCGGCGACGTGCCGTTCCGCTCGCGTTACTCGCTTGAAAGCTGCCACGAGGACATCGAGGCAACCTTCCGGACGATCGTAGAGGCTGGCGTCTCGCCGCTCGCGGTCGGCGGCGATCACTCCATCACCTATTCGATCCTCAAGGCCGTCGGCGCCAAGCGCCCGGTCGGCATGGTGCATATCGACGCTCATTGCGACACCTCCGGCCCCTATGAGGGCTCGAAGTTCCATCACGGCGGGCCGTTCCGCCAGGCCGTGCTGGACGGCGTGCTCGATCCCGAGCGCGTCATCCAGATCGGCATCCGCGGCGGCGCCGAATATCTCTGGGAGTTCTCCTACGAGTCCGGCATGACCGTGATTCACGCCAACGAGGTCGACGATCTCGGCCTGGAGGCGGTGATCGCCAAGGCGCTGGCCGTGATCGGCGAAGGGCCGACCTATGTCTCCTTCGATGTCGATTCGCTCGACCCCGGTTTCGCGCCCGGAACCGGCACGCCTGAAGTCGGCGGCTTGACGCCGCGCGAGGCGCTGGCGATTTTGCGCGCGCTCAAGGGGCGCGACATCGTGGCGGCTGATGTCGTCGAGGTCGCGCCGCAATACGATGCGACCAGCAACACGGCGCAATGCGCGGCGCAGGTCCTCTTCACCGAGCTCTGCCTTCTGGCGGAGGCCCGCGCCGCAGGAAAAGGAAGACCATGA
- a CDS encoding GNAT family N-acetyltransferase, with translation MIETENLRLRRPEIDDLDAIHAMRSNPDVVRHLGGRTLSREEAWHRLTRIAGHWALRGYGMFVVVEKHSGAFVGEIGLFDGCRGLSPDFDNAPEAGWILAAAAHGKGYASEAAAAAHRWFAETHGARRSVCIIAPENHASLRVAQKLGYKGFGQVEYQGHPVLMLERIPG, from the coding sequence ATGATCGAGACTGAAAACCTGCGTCTGCGCCGTCCCGAGATCGACGATCTCGATGCGATCCACGCCATGCGCAGCAACCCGGATGTCGTTCGCCATCTCGGCGGCCGGACGCTCAGCCGGGAGGAGGCCTGGCATCGGTTGACCCGCATCGCGGGCCATTGGGCTCTGCGCGGATACGGCATGTTCGTGGTGGTCGAGAAGCACAGCGGCGCCTTTGTCGGCGAGATCGGCCTGTTCGACGGTTGCAGGGGGCTGTCCCCGGATTTCGACAACGCTCCGGAGGCCGGCTGGATTCTGGCCGCGGCGGCGCACGGCAAGGGTTATGCGAGCGAGGCGGCGGCTGCCGCTCACCGCTGGTTTGCGGAAACCCATGGCGCAAGGCGCAGCGTCTGCATCATCGCGCCCGAGAACCACGCCTCCCTACGCGTGGCGCAAAAGCTCGGCTACAAGGGCTTCGGACAGGTCGAATATCAGGGCCACCCGGTGCTGATGCTCGAGCGCATTCCGGGCTGA
- a CDS encoding TRAP transporter substrate-binding protein — MKRRQFIQTAAAGAAATAVAMPAVAQSNPEVKWRLASSFPKSLDTIYAGAEIMAKMVSELTDGKFQIQVFAAGEIVPALQALDAVSNNTVEMCHTVSYYYVGKDPTFAIPASVPFGLNARMQNAWLFQHGGNELFNEFYKKFNAYGLPCGNTGAQMGGWFRKEIKSTADLQGLKMRIGGIAGSVLQKLGVVPQQLGGGDIYPALEKGTIDGAEWVGPYDDEKLGFAKVAPYYYYPGFWEGGPTVHAFVNLEKWNSLPKAYQAALTAACTYANTQMAGRYDVVNPPALKRLVAAGTQLRPFPQDVLEASLKASNELYGEISAKNPDFKKAIETMAAFRSDQYLWWQVAELSFDVFQVRTRAR, encoded by the coding sequence ATGAAGCGTCGTCAGTTTATCCAGACCGCGGCGGCTGGCGCCGCGGCCACCGCCGTAGCCATGCCGGCAGTCGCGCAGTCCAATCCCGAGGTGAAGTGGCGTCTGGCCTCGAGCTTCCCGAAGTCGCTCGACACGATCTATGCCGGCGCCGAGATCATGGCCAAGATGGTCTCCGAGCTGACCGACGGCAAGTTCCAGATCCAGGTCTTCGCCGCGGGTGAAATCGTCCCGGCCCTGCAGGCCCTCGACGCCGTCAGCAACAACACCGTCGAGATGTGCCACACCGTCTCGTACTACTATGTCGGCAAGGACCCGACCTTCGCGATCCCCGCCTCGGTGCCGTTCGGCCTCAACGCCCGCATGCAGAACGCCTGGCTGTTCCAGCACGGCGGCAACGAGCTCTTCAACGAATTCTACAAGAAGTTCAATGCCTACGGCCTCCCCTGCGGCAACACCGGCGCGCAGATGGGCGGCTGGTTCCGCAAGGAGATCAAGTCGACCGCCGATCTCCAGGGCCTCAAGATGCGCATCGGCGGCATCGCCGGTTCGGTGCTGCAGAAGCTCGGCGTCGTGCCGCAGCAGCTCGGCGGCGGCGACATCTACCCGGCGCTCGAGAAGGGCACCATCGACGGCGCGGAGTGGGTCGGCCCCTATGACGACGAGAAGCTCGGCTTCGCCAAGGTCGCGCCCTATTACTACTATCCGGGCTTCTGGGAAGGCGGACCGACCGTCCACGCCTTCGTGAACCTGGAGAAGTGGAATTCGCTGCCGAAGGCCTATCAGGCCGCACTGACCGCCGCCTGCACCTATGCCAACACGCAGATGGCAGGACGCTACGACGTCGTGAACCCGCCGGCGCTGAAGCGCCTGGTGGCGGCCGGCACGCAGCTGCGCCCCTTCCCGCAGGACGTGCTGGAAGCGAGCCTCAAGGCCTCGAACGAGCTCTACGGCGAAATTTCAGCGAAGAACCCGGACTTCAAGAAGGCGATCGAAACCATGGCTGCCTTCCGTTCCGACCAGTATCTCTGGTGGCAGGTGGCGGAGCTCAGCTTCGACGTCTTCCAGGTCCGCACGCGCGCACGCTAG
- a CDS encoding TRAP transporter substrate-binding protein: MKRRLFLKTAAIGAAAGAIASPAIAQPTPEIKWRITSSFPKSLDTIYGAAEVLAKAVSEATDGNFQIQVFAAGEIVPALQAADAVTNGTVEMCHTASYYYVGKDPTFAFGTAVPFGLNARQQNAWFYHGGGMDLLNEFYKKANIYALPGGNTGCQMGGWFRKEIKTAADLQGVKMRIGGFAGQVMSKLGVVPQQIGGGDIYPALEKGTIDAAEWVGPADDEKLGFNKVAPYYYYPGWWEGGAALHFFINTAKWNELPKVYRSLLTTAAAQANIDMQAKYDARNPAALKRLVAAGAQLRPFSQEILEACLKASKEVYAETSAKNPDFKKIYDSMAAFRGDEYLWFQIAEYTYDNFLIRSRVSNLL, from the coding sequence ATGAAGCGTCGTCTATTTTTGAAGACCGCAGCAATTGGGGCGGCTGCGGGAGCGATCGCGAGTCCGGCCATTGCGCAACCGACGCCGGAGATCAAATGGCGGATCACCTCATCCTTCCCGAAATCGCTCGATACGATCTACGGCGCTGCCGAAGTGCTGGCCAAGGCCGTTTCGGAAGCGACTGACGGCAATTTCCAAATTCAGGTTTTCGCGGCTGGCGAAATCGTGCCAGCGCTGCAGGCGGCGGATGCGGTCACGAACGGCACCGTCGAGATGTGCCACACCGCCTCCTACTATTACGTCGGCAAGGATCCGACCTTCGCCTTCGGCACCGCCGTACCGTTCGGGCTCAACGCCCGCCAGCAGAATGCCTGGTTCTACCATGGCGGCGGCATGGACCTGCTGAATGAGTTCTACAAGAAAGCCAATATTTATGCACTGCCCGGCGGTAATACCGGCTGCCAGATGGGCGGCTGGTTCCGCAAGGAGATCAAGACCGCCGCCGACCTGCAGGGCGTGAAGATGCGCATTGGTGGCTTCGCCGGGCAGGTGATGAGCAAGCTCGGCGTCGTACCGCAGCAGATCGGCGGCGGCGACATCTATCCGGCGCTGGAGAAGGGCACGATCGATGCGGCCGAGTGGGTCGGCCCCGCCGATGACGAGAAGCTCGGCTTCAACAAGGTCGCCCCGTATTACTACTATCCCGGCTGGTGGGAGGGAGGCGCCGCGCTCCACTTCTTCATCAACACGGCGAAGTGGAACGAGCTGCCGAAGGTCTACAGGTCACTGCTCACGACGGCGGCCGCGCAGGCGAATATCGACATGCAGGCGAAGTATGACGCCCGCAATCCGGCCGCTCTCAAGCGCCTTGTCGCCGCCGGGGCGCAACTGCGCCCTTTTTCGCAGGAGATCCTCGAAGCCTGCCTGAAGGCGTCGAAGGAAGTCTATGCCGAAACCAGCGCCAAGAATCCGGACTTCAAGAAAATCTACGATTCGATGGCCGCCTTCCGCGGCGACGAATATCTCTGGTTCCAGATCGCAGAATATACCTACGACAACTTCCTGATCCGCTCGCGCGTTTCGAATCTGCTCTGA
- a CDS encoding uracil-DNA glycosylase family protein yields MSEAETLDEVLAELRSCRICRDAPLYPPPLPHQPRPVIQASATARLCIAGQAPGTRVHASGRPFSDPSGVRLRSWLGIEEAVFYDAAKVAIVPMGHCFPGLDAKGGDKPPRRECAPTWRGRVFAALPRIELVLAIGRYAQGWHLGAKEAANLSATVANWREILARPVHPRVLPLPHPSWRNNAWLKRNPWFEGELVPVLQAEVARLLKPQV; encoded by the coding sequence ATGAGCGAGGCCGAAACGCTCGACGAGGTGCTGGCGGAACTGCGCAGCTGCCGGATCTGCCGGGATGCGCCGCTCTATCCGCCGCCGCTGCCGCACCAGCCGCGACCGGTGATCCAGGCCTCCGCGACGGCGCGGCTCTGCATCGCCGGCCAGGCACCGGGGACGCGCGTCCATGCCAGCGGTCGCCCGTTCAGCGATCCTTCCGGCGTGCGGCTGCGGAGCTGGCTCGGCATCGAGGAGGCGGTCTTCTACGACGCGGCGAAGGTCGCCATCGTGCCGATGGGCCATTGCTTCCCGGGGCTCGACGCGAAGGGCGGGGACAAGCCGCCGCGGCGGGAATGCGCGCCGACCTGGCGTGGGCGCGTCTTCGCGGCGCTGCCACGGATCGAGCTTGTGCTTGCGATCGGGCGCTATGCCCAGGGCTGGCATCTCGGCGCCAAGGAGGCCGCCAATCTTTCTGCGACGGTCGCGAACTGGCGCGAAATCCTGGCGCGGCCGGTTCATCCGCGCGTATTGCCGCTGCCGCACCCGTCCTGGCGCAACAATGCCTGGCTCAAGCGCAATCCCTGGTTCGAGGGAGAGCTGGTTCCGGTGCTACAAGCGGAGGTCGCGCGGCTGCTGAAGCCGCAGGTCTAG
- a CDS encoding glutathione S-transferase — MKLYDGGRAPNPRRVRIFFAEKGVPLPELVPVDIAKKEHRSEAFTRINPAQRLPVLELDDGTALAETIAICRYIEALHPQPALFGRDAKEQATIEMWNRRVELGLFASVAAVFRHSHPSMAELEAQVPEWAEANRDQIDDHLWLLELQLAASAFICGETMTVADITAGIAIDFMKPSRIPLPEDFVHIRRWHGELSTRPSWKA; from the coding sequence ATGAAGCTCTATGACGGTGGCCGGGCGCCGAATCCGCGACGGGTCCGCATCTTCTTCGCGGAGAAGGGCGTGCCGCTGCCGGAGCTGGTGCCGGTCGATATCGCCAAGAAGGAACATCGGAGCGAGGCCTTCACCAGGATCAACCCAGCGCAGCGTTTGCCGGTGCTCGAACTGGACGACGGCACGGCGCTCGCCGAGACCATCGCGATCTGCCGCTATATCGAGGCCTTGCACCCGCAGCCGGCACTGTTCGGCCGGGATGCGAAGGAGCAGGCCACGATCGAGATGTGGAACCGGCGCGTCGAGCTCGGTCTGTTCGCCAGCGTCGCCGCCGTCTTCCGCCACAGCCATCCATCGATGGCGGAGCTCGAGGCGCAGGTCCCTGAATGGGCGGAAGCCAATCGCGACCAGATCGACGACCATCTCTGGCTGCTGGAACTGCAGCTGGCCGCCAGCGCCTTCATCTGCGGTGAAACGATGACCGTGGCTGACATCACCGCCGGCATCGCCATCGACTTCATGAAGCCCTCGCGCATTCCGCTGCCAGAGGACTTCGTTCATATCCGCCGCTGGCACGGTGAGCTGTCGACGCGCCCGAGCTGGAAGGCGTGA
- a CDS encoding thermonuclease family protein, whose protein sequence is MAPFGFSRSRYGPFGWRRVGRVTDFVVALGLLGFLALAGAILQYRLGPARTLVGPAQAIDGDSLRLLGEELRLEGVDAPEYRQNCTDRAGRQVACGREARRALQAMLAGGMATCEIGKIDRYGRGLARCRIGEAEINARMVRDGHAVSYGAYQAEEEEARAAGRGLWALQFERPEAWRRSHPR, encoded by the coding sequence ATGGCTCCCTTCGGATTTAGCCGCTCCCGCTACGGACCTTTCGGCTGGCGCCGCGTCGGCCGCGTCACGGATTTCGTCGTGGCGCTCGGGCTGCTGGGCTTTCTCGCGCTCGCCGGCGCGATCCTGCAATACCGTCTCGGCCCCGCCCGGACGCTCGTTGGGCCGGCGCAGGCGATCGATGGCGATTCGCTGCGGCTCCTCGGCGAGGAGTTGCGGCTGGAAGGCGTCGACGCTCCCGAATATCGCCAGAACTGTACGGATCGAGCCGGCCGGCAGGTTGCCTGCGGGCGCGAGGCGCGGCGCGCGCTGCAGGCCATGCTGGCAGGCGGGATGGCGACCTGTGAGATCGGAAAGATCGATCGCTACGGCCGCGGGCTGGCCCGGTGCCGGATCGGCGAGGCGGAGATCAACGCCCGCATGGTCCGCGACGGCCATGCGGTGTCCTACGGCGCCTACCAGGCCGAGGAGGAGGAGGCGCGGGCCGCTGGGCGCGGACTCTGGGCGCTGCAGTTCGAGCGGCCTGAGGCCTGGCGCCGCTCCCATCCGCGCTGA
- a CDS encoding HAMP domain-containing sensor histidine kinase, giving the protein MAEVTAEQVQRGRGPDPSVVARRKHVSREVKSVRERLTSSTGLERAFDSELLRVFAQYRLTGSAGTLVLVIGIAAAACLWLPTSYVALWSGAVLASTLVIVALSRRYLRKPADTVRLKRWRRLFTLAEGIHGVSWALLLMLFAPVEAPGAKVFVTTALLIVSALTVMLSATIPMAVYAGLTPIIAGIMAFFWERRDMDSVTMALMAASAQLFFIFLANRLYASSVDSIGFRAEKDALIAELETANANSDEARRKAEEANLAKSRFLATMSHELRTPLNAILGFSEVMKNEIFGEHANSAYKEYSADIHGSGQHLLNLINEILDLSRIEAGKYELNEEALSLIGVVEDCQHMLALRAKAKGQSIRTLAEPQLPRIWADERAIRQVVLNVLSNAIKFTPQGGEITIKVGWTATGGQYVSIADTGPGIPENEIPIVMQSFGRGSLAIKTAEQGSGLGLPIVKGLIDLHGGSFNLKSKPRAGTEVTITLPAERVMDTLAALPEPKSRAA; this is encoded by the coding sequence ATGGCGGAAGTGACGGCCGAACAGGTGCAGCGCGGGCGCGGGCCCGATCCTTCCGTCGTAGCGCGCCGCAAGCACGTTTCGCGGGAGGTGAAATCCGTGCGCGAGCGCCTGACCTCCTCGACCGGGCTCGAACGCGCCTTCGATTCCGAATTGCTGCGCGTCTTCGCGCAATACCGCCTGACGGGCTCCGCCGGTACGCTGGTGCTGGTCATCGGCATCGCCGCAGCCGCCTGCCTCTGGCTGCCGACCTCCTATGTCGCGCTCTGGAGCGGCGCGGTGCTCGCCAGCACGCTCGTCATCGTCGCCCTATCGCGCCGCTATCTGCGCAAGCCCGCCGATACGGTCCGGCTCAAGCGCTGGCGTCGGCTTTTCACCCTGGCGGAAGGCATTCACGGCGTCTCCTGGGCGCTGCTCCTCATGCTGTTCGCGCCTGTCGAGGCTCCCGGTGCGAAGGTCTTCGTCACCACCGCGCTGCTCATCGTCAGCGCGCTCACGGTCATGCTCTCCGCCACGATCCCGATGGCGGTCTATGCCGGTTTGACGCCGATCATCGCCGGCATCATGGCGTTCTTCTGGGAACGCCGGGACATGGACAGCGTGACGATGGCGCTGATGGCAGCCTCGGCGCAGCTCTTCTTCATCTTCCTGGCCAACCGGCTCTATGCCAGCTCGGTCGACTCGATCGGCTTCCGGGCGGAGAAGGACGCGCTGATCGCCGAGCTCGAAACCGCCAATGCGAATTCCGACGAGGCCCGGCGCAAGGCGGAGGAGGCCAACCTCGCCAAGTCGCGCTTCCTCGCCACGATGAGCCACGAGCTGCGCACGCCGCTCAATGCCATCCTCGGCTTCTCCGAGGTGATGAAAAACGAAATCTTCGGCGAGCATGCCAATTCCGCCTACAAGGAATACTCGGCCGATATTCACGGCTCAGGCCAGCATCTGCTCAATCTGATCAACGAGATTCTCGACCTGTCGCGGATCGAAGCCGGCAAATACGAGCTCAACGAAGAAGCGCTGTCGCTGATCGGCGTCGTCGAGGACTGCCAGCACATGCTGGCGCTGCGCGCCAAGGCCAAGGGCCAAAGCATCCGCACGCTCGCCGAGCCGCAATTGCCGCGGATCTGGGCCGATGAGCGCGCCATCCGGCAGGTCGTCCTCAACGTGCTGTCGAACGCAATCAAATTCACGCCGCAGGGCGGCGAGATCACGATCAAGGTCGGCTGGACGGCGACGGGCGGCCAATATGTCTCGATCGCCGATACCGGCCCGGGTATCCCCGAGAACGAGATCCCGATCGTGATGCAGAGCTTCGGGCGCGGCTCGCTCGCCATCAAGACCGCCGAGCAGGGTTCGGGGCTGGGCCTGCCGATCGTCAAGGGACTGATCGACCTCCACGGCGGCAGCTTCAACCTGAAATCGAAGCCGCGCGCCGGGACTGAAGTGACGATCACCCTGCCAGCCGAGCGCGTGATGGATACGCTCGCCGCCCTGCCCGAACCGAAGTCGCGGGCAGCGTGA
- a CDS encoding D-alanine--D-alanine ligase family protein gives MNRKTRVAVLYGGKSGEHEVSLKSAASVLRYLDRDRFEPVPISIDKQGRWQCHDLRRIEATNGDSLPIPADSPMIRFEAQGAQTAILPADNTAPAIAPVDVVFPVIHGPLCEDGAVQGLLELAGAAYVGSGVLASAVGMHKDIAKRLAALAGLPVAPYLALSRRDYRRDPEGSIEAAREALTLPVFVKPCNMGSSVGVHKVKRWEDLDAALTDAFLYDIKVLIEQGIDAREIEVAVLDGDPPVASVASELNAGPQHEFYSYEAKYIDQDGATVDLPAKLDAGQMARVRQLAIDAFVALECSGLARVDFFLDRQSGAFYFNEINTLPGFTAISMYPKMMKASGLPYPALLTRLIELAQERHAERAGLKTDYAG, from the coding sequence ATGAACCGGAAAACGCGCGTCGCCGTGCTCTATGGCGGAAAGTCGGGCGAACACGAGGTCTCGCTGAAGTCGGCAGCCTCCGTCCTGCGCTATCTCGACCGGGATCGGTTCGAGCCCGTGCCGATCAGCATCGACAAGCAGGGCCGCTGGCAATGCCACGACCTGCGGCGCATCGAGGCGACGAACGGCGACAGCCTGCCGATCCCGGCGGATTCGCCGATGATCCGGTTCGAAGCGCAAGGCGCACAAACAGCCATCCTGCCCGCGGACAACACTGCGCCCGCCATTGCGCCGGTCGATGTGGTGTTTCCGGTGATCCACGGCCCGCTCTGCGAGGACGGTGCGGTGCAGGGTCTCCTAGAGCTGGCGGGCGCGGCTTATGTCGGTTCGGGCGTGCTGGCTTCCGCGGTCGGCATGCACAAGGATATCGCCAAGCGCCTTGCTGCGCTCGCCGGGCTGCCGGTCGCGCCCTATCTCGCCCTGTCACGACGCGACTATCGGCGCGATCCGGAAGGATCGATCGAAGCCGCACGCGAGGCGCTGACGCTCCCCGTCTTCGTCAAGCCCTGCAACATGGGCTCCAGCGTCGGCGTGCATAAGGTCAAGCGCTGGGAGGATCTCGACGCCGCGCTCACCGACGCCTTCCTGTACGACATCAAGGTGCTGATCGAGCAAGGCATCGATGCCCGCGAGATCGAGGTTGCGGTCCTCGATGGCGATCCGCCGGTGGCGAGCGTCGCGAGCGAGCTTAATGCCGGCCCGCAGCACGAGTTCTACTCCTACGAAGCCAAGTACATCGACCAGGACGGCGCGACCGTCGATCTGCCGGCCAAACTCGATGCGGGGCAGATGGCGCGTGTGCGGCAGCTCGCGATCGACGCCTTCGTCGCGCTGGAATGCAGCGGGCTGGCGCGGGTCGACTTCTTCCTCGACCGCCAAAGCGGCGCCTTCTACTTCAACGAGATCAACACGCTGCCGGGCTTCACCGCGATCAGCATGTATCCGAAGATGATGAAGGCGTCGGGCCTGCCCTACCCGGCGCTGCTCACCCGCCTGATCGAGCTGGCGCAGGAGCGCCACGCCGAGCGGGCGGGGCTGAAGACCGACTACGCGGGGTAG